Proteins found in one Neurospora crassa OR74A linkage group II, whole genome shotgun sequence genomic segment:
- a CDS encoding sphingosine-1-phosphate lyase: MPGTSRMPVSLRQSIDSVKRSRPRNPMQVLNLNVDLIRNIVFFLFLLRWTRRALWKLKGRGLFGTLFELFTDARRILYGYFLRLPGVRTKVRAQIDDALTKMQAKMIPAGQTRYLSLPKEGWTEEAVRKELEALATMDHTRWEDGYVSGAVYSGEDELLKLQTEAYGKFTVANPIHPDVFPGVRKMEAEVVAMVLSLFNAPPGAAGVSTSGGTESILMAILSARQKAYHERGVTEPEMIIPETAHTAFRKAAEYFNIKLHLVACPAPTYQVDTKRVARLINRNTIMLVGSAPNFPHGIIDDISALSKLALRKKIPLHVDCCLGSFLVPFLDKAGFDSQPFDFRLKGVTSISCDTHKYGFAPKGNSTVLYRTAELRSYQYFVDPSWSGGVYASPGIAGSRPGALIAACWASLMSVGEEGYLKSCTQIVGATKKLAEHIRSHPTLQQELEILGNPLVSVLAFQARGDLNIYDIADGMSSRGWHLNALQNPPAIHVAVTAPVAKNWERLAQDLEGVVEEEREKERVRQVEALKMGISGKTGKQKAAGDTAALYGVAGSLPNKSVVVDLARGFLDLLYKA, from the exons ATGCCGGGCACTTCACGCATGCCTGTCAGCCTCCGGCAGAGCATTGACAGCGTCAAGAGGTCGAGACCGAGGAATCCGATGCAGGTGTTGAACCTCAATGTGGACTT AATCCGCAacatcgtcttcttcctcttccttctccgcTGGACCCGCCGCGCTCTGTGGAAGCTCAAAGGCCGCGGTCTCTTCGGCACCCTGTTTGAGCTCTTCACTGACGCTCGCCGCATTCTCTATGGTTACTTCCTCCGCCTGCCCGGTGTGCGCACCAAAGTGCGTGCCCAAATCGACGATGCCCTCACCAAGATGCAAGCCAAGATGATTCCCGCTGGGCAAACCCGCTACCTGTCACTACCCAAGGAGGGCTGGACCGAGGAGGCCGTCCGCAAGGAGCTCGAAGCGCTCGCCACCATGGATCATACGCGCTGGGAGGACGGCTACGTCTCGGGCGCCGTCTATTCGGGCGAGGACGAGCTTCTCAAGCTGCAGACGGAGGCCTACGGCAAGTTTACCGTCGCCAACCCGATCCACCCGGACGTCTTTCCTGGCGTGCGCAAGATGGAAGCCGAAGTCGTCGCCATGGTGCTCTCCCTCTTCAACGCTCCCCCCGGAGCCGCCGGCGTCTCCACCTCGGGCGGTACCGAGTCCATCCTCATGGCCATCCTCTCGGCGCGCCAAAAGGCCTACCACGAGCGCGGCGTGACGGAGCCGGAGATGATCATCCCCGAAACCGCCCATACCGCCTTCCGCAAAGCAGCCGAATACTTCAACATCAAGCTCCACCTCGTCGCCTGCCCTGCGCCCACCTACCAAGTCGACACCAAGCGCGTGGCCCGCCTGATTAACCGCAACACCATCATGCTAGTCGGCTCGGCCCCCAACTTCCCGCACGGCATCATCGACGACATTTCCGCCCTCTCCAAACTTGCCCTCCGCAAGAAGATCCCGCTCCACGTCGACTGCTGCCTAGGTTCCTTCCTCGTTCCCTTCCTCGACAAAGCCGGCTTCGACTCGCAACCGTTCGACTTCCGTCTGAAAGGCGTCACCTCCATCTCCTGCGACACGCACAAATACGGGTTTGCCCCCAAGGGCAACTCCACTGTTCTCTACCGCACCGCCGAGTTACGGAGTTACCAGTACTTTGTCGACCCTTCCTGGTCCGGAGGCGTCTACGCCTCCCCGGGTATCGCCGGCTCCCGCCCCGGCGCTCTCATCGCCGCCTGCTGGGCTTCGCTCATGTCTGtcggagaagaaggctatCTGAAATCCTGCACGCAAATCGTGGGCGCCACCAAGAAACTCGCCGAACATATTCGCTCCCACCCCACCTTGCAGCAAGAACTCGAAATCCTCGGTAACCCCCTCGTGTCCGTCTTGGCCTTCCAAGCCCGGGGGGACCTCAACATCTACGACATTGCCGACGGCATGTCCTCGCGCGGCTGGCACTTGAACGCGCTACAGAACCCGCCCGCTATTCACGTCGCAGTGACGGCGCCGGTGGCCAAGAATTGGGAAAGGTTGGCGCAGGATTTGGAAGGtgtggtggaagaggaaCGCGAAAAAGAGCGGGTGCGACAGGTGGAGGCGCTCAAGATGGGTATCTCAGGAAAGACGGGCAAGCAAAAGGCTGCTGGGGATACGGCGGCGTTGTATGGCGTTGCGGGCAGTTTGCCGAACAAgagcgtggtggtggatCTGGCGAGGGGGTTTTTGGATTTGTTGTACAAGGCTTAG
- the stk-48 gene encoding pyruvate dehydrogenase kinase — MSWKMSEKLMDTIRHYASFPATGVSLRQMVQFGEKPSTGTLFRASQFLAEELPIRLAHRVQELDNLPDGLNEMPSVKKVQAWYAQSFEEITQLPRPHLPKDVRERLMKPSRSGKHAYLPEATPNPSIEEGQYASHNGASYASGLNHKKFSASRRYFAMVDDTGDWPPDLHLYNQKFAQTLHKIKRRHDSVVTTMAQGILEYKRKRQRMQIDHNIQSFLDRFYMSRIGIRMLIGQHIALTDQNHYRDPSYVGIICTKTYVKDLAQEAIENARFVCEDHYGLFEAPKIQLVCNPNLNFMYVPGHLSHMLFETLKNSLRAVVETHGQDKQEFPVTKVIVAEGKEDITIKISDEGGGIPRSAIPLVWTYMYTTVDRTPNLDPDFDKSDFKAPMAGFGYGLPISRLYARYFGGDLKLISMEGYGTDVYLHLNRLSSSSEPLQ; from the exons ATGTCGTGGAAAATGAGCGAGAAGCTCATGGACACCATCCGGCACTATGCGAGCTTTCCTGCCACCGGCGTCAGCTTGCGCCAGATGGTCCAGTTCGGCGAGAAGCCTTCTACTG GAACCCTCTTCCGCGCCTCCCAATTCCTTGCTGAAGAGCTCCCCATCCGTCTCGCCCACAGAGTCCAGGAGCTTGATAACCTTCCAGATGGCCTTAACGAGATGCCTTCGGTCAAGAAGGTCCAGGCCTGGTATGCCCAATCGTTCGAG GAAATCACACAACTGCCACGGCCACACCTACCAAAAGATGTTAGGGAGCGCTTGATGAAGCCGTCGAGAAGCGGAAAACACGCCTATCTACCAGAGGCGACACCAAACCCCAGCATAGAGGAAGGCCAGTACGCCTCACACAACGGAGCAAGCTACGCAAGCGGACTGAACCACAAAAAGTTCTCGGCCTCAAGGAGATACTTTGCTATGGTTGATGACACAGGGGATTGGCCTCCCGACCTACACCTTTACAACCAGAAATTTGCGCAGACTCTGCACAAGATCAAGAGGCGGCACGACAGTGtcgtcaccaccatggcCCAGGGCATCCTCGAGTACAAGCGCAAAAGGCAACGCATGCAGATCGACCACAACATCCAGTCTTTCCTCGACCGCTTCTACATGTCGCGCATAGGCATAAGAATGCTGATTGGGCAGCACATCGCCCTGACGGACCAGAACCATTATCGCGATCCCTCATATGTCGGTATTATCTGCACCAAGACGTATGTCAAGGACCTCGCCCAGGAGGCCATTGAGAACGCCCGGTTTGTTTGCGAGGATCACTACGGTCTCTTTGAGGCTCCCAAGATCCAGCTGGTTTGCAACCCTAACCTCAACTTCATGTATGTACCGGGGCATCTGTCGCACATGCTCTTCGAGACGCTCAAGAACTCGCTGCGCGCCGTCGTCGAGACCCACGGCCAGGACAAGCAGGAATTCCCCGTCACCAAGGTCATTGTTGCTGAGGGCAAGGAAgacatcaccatcaagaTCTCGGATGAAGGAGGCGGTATTCCCCGTAGCGCTATCCCGCTTGTTTGGACCTACATGTACACCACCGTCGATCGCACACCCAACCTGGATCCCGACTTCGACAAGAGCGACTTTAAGGCCCCCATGGCCGGTTTCGGCTACGGACTTCCTATCTCGCGCTTGTATGCGAGATACTTTGGTGGCGACCTTAAGTTGATCAGCATGGAAGG ATACGGAACCGATGTCTACCTGCACCTCAACAGGTTGTCAAGTTCGTCAGAACCTCTGCAATAG